The DNA region CTATCAGCTCTAAAAGCTTAATTCTTAACTCCAACCCCCCAATTTTTTGGGCAATTTCATCTATTTCTGCAAATAAGCTTTTCACCTCCTCGACGGCTTTAACGCCCTTATCTGTGAGCTTTATGACAGTGGTCTTACCGACTCTATGCCTCGTTATAAAGCCCTTTTTCTCTAAAGCCAAGAGAGTATCTGTCGCCGTGGGCTGCGCCACCATTAGCCTATCGGCTAACTTCACCACTGTATTGACGCCCTCAGCGGCCGCCAGTAGAGCGGAGAGCTGTAATTCCGTGAGGCCCATGTATATGGCCTTTTCAATTAACATATGTCTATAAGCCCTCAGGAGCCTATCTAAAACATCTGAAATCACGCCCCCTCCCCGATGGGTATATATATTGTTGTGATCACAAGCCCCCGCGGACTGACTACTTCCCAACTAGCCGGATTCCCAGCGGATCTACCACGTCTATTTCAATGCCGAGCCTCACCTCGAGCAGGCCTGCCCCTCCACGCGGCTGGGGAACCGGCCAGGGATTAAAGGCGAAGTGGTGGTGGTAATCGCCGTAGGCCAAAAACACAGCATCTCTCCAGCGATAAGTCGTCTTAAAGCCCAAGTTGTTGTAAAACCTCTCAGCCGCCTCCACGTCGCCAGTTCTCATGTGTATA from Pyrobaculum arsenaticum DSM 13514 includes:
- a CDS encoding MarR family transcriptional regulator encodes the protein MISDVLDRLLRAYRHMLIEKAIYMGLTELQLSALLAAAEGVNTVVKLADRLMVAQPTATDTLLALEKKGFITRHRVGKTTVIKLTDKGVKAVEEVKSLFAEIDEIAQKIGGLELRIKLLELIAELQKRGLIEAKLCLTCRFFEEGFCKLLGKKLSVLELRAYCLDYQPAFTTRPF